A segment of the Aureliella helgolandensis genome:
CGCGGAGACCTCACTGAAATTGAAGAGAGACTGGATGCAATTGCCTCCGATCCCTATTTTACGGAGCCGGATCCGAGGCTGGGAGTGATTGGCGTAAAAGTGTTTGAAGACGGCGGCATGTTGACCGGCAGTGCCTACTTTAAAGAACCTTGGGGCATCAGCACGATCTATGGCATCGAAGACTCTCGGTACCGCGGTATGCAATTCATCGATGAGCAGCGAATCGAAGCCCTGGTAACCGCCTGTGTCAAACGCAATCTAGCCTTCACGGCGCATTGCCAAGGCGACGCGGCAGTCGAAACACTGGTAAGTGCATACGAGAAAGTGAACCAGAAATTTCCAGCCGGCCTGGCGCGGTCAACACTGACTCATTCCAGCTTCATGAGCGAGAAGTCGATTGAGGCGGCAGCCAAGCTTGGGATTGGAGTTGACCTACAACCTGCCTGGCTGTACTTGGACGCTCGGACTTTGGTCGCGCAGTTTGGCGAACAACGTCTAACACACTTTATTCCGCTACGCAGTCTGTTCGATGCCGGTGTGAAGGCCGGTGGTGGTAGTGACCACATGCAAAAGATCGGCTCGCTCCGCAGCGTCAATCCTTACAATCCGTTTCTCGGCATGTGGATTGCCGCCACGCGGACGGCTCGGTGGTACGCTCAGCCTCTCCACCTTGAACAAGCGCTGACTCGCGAGCAAATGATCCGCTTTTATACGATCAACAATGCTTGGCTGATGCGAGCCGAACAGGAGATCGGCTCGCTCGAACCGGGCAAGCGTGCCGACTTCATCGTCATCGAGCAGGACTTGTTGGCGTGCAGCGATGACCAGATCCGTGAAACACAAGTGCAATCCACATGGTTGGACGGCAAGCAGATTTTTGAGGCTCGCTAGAGTCCCCGTGCCGCAATGGCGCATTCCGCAACGAACGAAATGAGGCCCGATAGTGGGCGATGGTTCAGGTGGCCAGAGGTGCCCCAACCAAGCGGCAGATTTTTGCTGGATGACGAAGATTCCGTCGCTTCTCTTGCGCCCAAAGTGTGCCACGTCTGTCTGCGATGTTCATGGCGACGGGGCCTCGCTGGGCAACCGATTCCATAATCGGTTGCCCGTAACTAGCTAAAACTCTCCGCGACTCACTTGCGCTCGATGAGTTTCATCATGTCGTCGGTGATGGGCATGACTTCGAAGTCTTTGAAGAACATTTCGCAGTCGGTGCCACCATGCATTTGCAAGCCCAGCTTGCCCGTCTTCTCGCAGGCTTCATCGACCAGATCCGATGTGCAGAATCCGTTAAGCGTCTGAACTAGGCGGTCGCCGTATGCAGCGGTACTCGTTGTATTCCACTGGTCGTCCTTATTACGAACCTTCTCGATGAACTCGTCGTTGGTAGCGACCCATCCGCGGCCTGGAATTGTTTTGCCATCAACGATGCCAGCGGTATGCCACAGGGCAGAGTCCTTGCCGTTGTTGGCAATTTCATTTTGGAAGCCGCGCAAGACCCACGGGGCGCTCGTTTCCTCGGCGCGGAAATACAAGGCGCTGTTGCCGCCGTGCATCCGATACGTCACCCGCGCGATGAAGTTGTCGTAATTCTTGTTGGAGATGACTAGTCCATCTTTACCTTGGCTCTTGGAGTGGACACCGTGCAACACGCCCTCCTCGGTGAAAGACCATTCTTCTGGAAGCACGAACTTGGCATCCACCAACTGGTACTTCCCATCGTCAGCTTTGGCGAAAAAGGGTTCCCACTTGCTCTCCCCCAGATCTTTGACGCGGATATTCTTCCACGCGACGGATCCGGATTTCCCGGCATGAATCTGCAGTCCGAAAAAGCCCTTCATCGAGAAACTGTCGAACATATCGACAACCAGCTTGCCATTCAGCCAAGTCTTGATCGACGGTCCCACGCACTGAATCTCCACGTCATTCCACTGACCTTCATTGCAGCTTGCTTGAGCGGCGTCGAGGCGATCCTGTGGAGTGTAAGCGTCGAGCCAAATGATGCCAAATTTGTGGCCGCGACGCCCCTCATCATAGATGCGACCGGTCATGTCGCCGCCGGGGCGAATTTCGTACTGATAACCGTAGACCCGCTCGCCATCGCCTTCGGGACGAGCAGCGGAGCGGAATTGGACCCCCGAGTTCCCGCCTTCTAGAAATTTGTATTGCAACTTCAGAACGAAATTTCCAAACTCCTGTTCGGGACACAAGAAAGTATTGCCCGGCGTATTCGGAATGCATTTTCCGACGATCGCTCCGTCCTCAACCGCGTACTCGGCTGAGCCGCCGCGTTTGGTCCAGCCGTCCAGGTCAACGCCATTGAACAAGCTCGTATAACCATCCTCAGCCTCCGCCGCCAAGGCGGTCAGCCCGCAGGGCACCAACAGCCCGATGAATAGGGCCGCTACAAAAAAACTTCTCATCGCTGTCTCTCCTAGAAGTGGTATTCGTGGATGGGGATGCTGCTTCTTCGTTCCGCAAATGTACGGCGCGCCGGCAAGAGCGAACTAGCGTCGGTTGCCAATTTCTCCCCAAGTACCTAGATATCATTGATGCCGGTAAAAGGCGAAAAGCCGAGGCCGCGTTTGCGTTCAGTTCTCGTTGACCATGCCCCAGCTCATTGGTCGCCCCCATTTTAACAGCCACAGTCTAGCTGCGGCTAGCCGCGAGGCCAATGGACTTGATTGACTTAGGCATTTGTCCCAGCCACCTTCTTAAGCTGGCCCTGCTGCATCCGACAATAGCCTTACCTCCGCTGGCTCACGTCGCCCGATCACGCGGCCATCACCGACGGCGATCTACGAATCAGAACCGATAGTTTGTGTGCTGAAGCCAGGAAATTGCTTGTGGGCACATGCTATGTTCAGTATTCTAACAGTGCTCAAATCGACATGCGCGACCAAGACTTTCCCCATTGAACGAATGCATCGGAATGCCCGACGAAGCTAGTACTAACGTTGAGCAAACGGTTGCTTGGTATCGCCGCATCGGTCCTGGACTGATCACAGCGTGCGTGGTGATTGGCCCTGGCAGCATCCTGGTCAGTTCCACCATTGGTGCCAACAAGGGTTACACGATGCTATGGGTCGTCGTGGTCTCCGTCATCTTCATGCTTGTCTACATGACGATGTCAGCCAAACTGGGGGCGGTCTCAAGCGTTTCACCGGGCGACGTGGTTCGCCGTAAAGCGGGCCGACCGCTGGCAATCCTGCTGGGTTGCATCGTGTTCATCATTGCTGCGGCGTTTCAGTCTGGCAACAACATTGGTGTGGCCGCCGCCTTTGAAGCCTTCATCGATTCCAAGCCAATAGTTGCTGCGTTGGTCGTGGTGTTCAATGCGATTGCAATTATGTTTTTGTTCCTGTTCAAAAACCTATACCGAATGATGGAACGGTTGATGATGTTTTTCGTCGCCATGATGCTGGTCAGCTTTGCGGTCAACCTATTCACGCTCAAGCCCGATCCGGTGGCGATGGCAAAGGGCCTGATCCCCACCACGAGCACGATCGACATCGAATTGCTCGGGTTGATTGGAACGACGTTCGTGATCTCCGGTGCGTTCTATCAGGCATATCTCGTCCAACAGAAGGGCTGGGATGCGAAGCAGGTACGGAGCGGCATTATCGATGCACGCGTGGGGGCCGTCATTATGGCGCTGATCACAATCATCCTCATGTCGACCGCCGCAGCGGGTCTTTACACCGGTTCGCCTGTCACGTTGGCTGATCCTGTCGCTGTCGCCGAGGCGCTTGAGCCTACATTTGGCAAGAGTGGAAAAATCATTTTCTGTGTCGGCATCTTCTGTGCTGCCTATTCATCGTTTTTGATCAACTCGATGACGGGCGGCTTCATCGTCTCCGACGGCTTCGGCTTGGGCAGCGGTGCGCGAGACCGTTGGCCACGCATCATGACGACACTGGGGCTGCTGACGGGTATGGTCGTGGCTCTGGCGGCCCTGGTACTGAACTTCGATCGAACTCCCACGATCATCGCAGCCCAAGCGGTCACGGTGGTAGGAGCCCCGTTGGTAGCGGGCGTTTTGCTGTGGCTGGCCAGCAGCAAAGACGTCATGGGCGAACACGTTAACGGTCCGGTGACAAAGGTGTTTGCCGGAATTGGACTGATTGTCTTACTGGCGATGGCCGCCAACACCGCATTCGTGACGCTTCCTGCAAAGATTCAACAGTATCGAGAATCGGCGCCGGATACCATTTCACCCAGCGAAGCAATACCTGCCGTCGCCACCGCAGCAGCCTGGGAAATCTAGCGTGTCAAGAATCAGAACGCTGACTCACGACGATCTCCCGTCCGCCCTTGCGATGTGTCGCGAGGCGGGATGGAACCAACAACCAGCCGACTGGTCGCGGCTGATTGCACACGAGCCCGGGGGCTGTTTTATTGCTGAAATTCAGGAGCAAATTGTTGGTACCGTCACCACGACTCGATACGGAACCGATTTGGCGTGGATCGGCATGATGTTGGTCGATGAACGATTTCGCAGGCGTGGTATCGCTACCGAATTAATGG
Coding sequences within it:
- a CDS encoding amidohydrolase; its protein translation is MRLAATTLLLLISTGVFAQEADLVLRGGKIVTVDADFNIVEAMAIHNGRILATGTAAEIEPKIGPKTRIVELKGRMVLPGLIDSHVHPSSASTYEADHEIPQMDSIADVLEYVRGRAKVVPKGEWIHLSQVFITRLREQRYPTRAELDSAAPKHPVSFRTGPDGSTNSLGLKENNIDKSFAAMHPDNVMVDPGTGEPSGLLRQASEVFKSRPDPSSNKLTESDRDDRLVTLLDDYNRWGITGIIDRNCSDSARSQYARLLASDRLQIRVRLSRSLSPRGDLTEIEERLDAIASDPYFTEPDPRLGVIGVKVFEDGGMLTGSAYFKEPWGISTIYGIEDSRYRGMQFIDEQRIEALVTACVKRNLAFTAHCQGDAAVETLVSAYEKVNQKFPAGLARSTLTHSSFMSEKSIEAAAKLGIGVDLQPAWLYLDARTLVAQFGEQRLTHFIPLRSLFDAGVKAGGGSDHMQKIGSLRSVNPYNPFLGMWIAATRTARWYAQPLHLEQALTREQMIRFYTINNAWLMRAEQEIGSLEPGKRADFIVIEQDLLACSDDQIRETQVQSTWLDGKQIFEAR
- a CDS encoding Nramp family divalent metal transporter yields the protein MPDEASTNVEQTVAWYRRIGPGLITACVVIGPGSILVSSTIGANKGYTMLWVVVVSVIFMLVYMTMSAKLGAVSSVSPGDVVRRKAGRPLAILLGCIVFIIAAAFQSGNNIGVAAAFEAFIDSKPIVAALVVVFNAIAIMFLFLFKNLYRMMERLMMFFVAMMLVSFAVNLFTLKPDPVAMAKGLIPTTSTIDIELLGLIGTTFVISGAFYQAYLVQQKGWDAKQVRSGIIDARVGAVIMALITIILMSTAAAGLYTGSPVTLADPVAVAEALEPTFGKSGKIIFCVGIFCAAYSSFLINSMTGGFIVSDGFGLGSGARDRWPRIMTTLGLLTGMVVALAALVLNFDRTPTIIAAQAVTVVGAPLVAGVLLWLASSKDVMGEHVNGPVTKVFAGIGLIVLLAMAANTAFVTLPAKIQQYRESAPDTISPSEAIPAVATAAAWEI
- a CDS encoding 3-keto-disaccharide hydrolase, yielding MRSFFVAALFIGLLVPCGLTALAAEAEDGYTSLFNGVDLDGWTKRGGSAEYAVEDGAIVGKCIPNTPGNTFLCPEQEFGNFVLKLQYKFLEGGNSGVQFRSAARPEGDGERVYGYQYEIRPGGDMTGRIYDEGRRGHKFGIIWLDAYTPQDRLDAAQASCNEGQWNDVEIQCVGPSIKTWLNGKLVVDMFDSFSMKGFFGLQIHAGKSGSVAWKNIRVKDLGESKWEPFFAKADDGKYQLVDAKFVLPEEWSFTEEGVLHGVHSKSQGKDGLVISNKNYDNFIARVTYRMHGGNSALYFRAEETSAPWVLRGFQNEIANNGKDSALWHTAGIVDGKTIPGRGWVATNDEFIEKVRNKDDQWNTTSTAAYGDRLVQTLNGFCTSDLVDEACEKTGKLGLQMHGGTDCEMFFKDFEVMPITDDMMKLIERK